From the Candoia aspera isolate rCanAsp1 chromosome 3, rCanAsp1.hap2, whole genome shotgun sequence genome, the window gccaagtgctgccacctgAGACCATGGAGATTAAATTGGTATAAAGTAATATACCAGAAGTAAGTACATATTTTTTAGTCAGCTAAAGAGGTTGATAAGAACTAGTTTGTAGAATGTTGTATAAAAAGTGTTACCTGGGAGTCTTTTTGTAAAATCTACTAGGACCTGCACATGAACCATTGCTGTTTCTGAAAGACGTAGAAAATTCTCTTCAGGATTAGCACTTTCCTGtaactaattaaaaatatttcgAATGAGCCTATATGCCATTGGAAAATTAGGATACCAATTTTCTCAGAAAATATCTTGGTAACATTGATTAATTTATGAACACATACAAACTTCTTTGCTTCCTCCATTGGAATGGTGCATTTTTGGTGGGCAGTCAAAATATGATCAATGAGTTCATATTCTGCAGGAGTAAATTCCATTCTCTCCTGGACCTTTGAAAAAAAGGTATGCATTACTACAATGCAAATAGTATAATTAAATTccataataaatacatgaaatatcACCCTACTTTTAAAGGTTTGGTTGTAGAAGATACATTCTTACTGTCCATCCCCTCATCTTCCATTTTGATGTTGCAAAGGaaactacttttttttctgaGTCGTTTTGATTTACATTGGACTTCAGTTAGCAAACCTATAAGAATTTATACCAAAATTCATAAGCATATTTCAGAACTGTGTTGATATTTAGGCTCTATTGTAAAATATGTAGCTCTGTTTTAAGCCATATAAGTTTGATACTGTTTTAACAATTACTGCAACTAGGTTAATATAACTTATTCCATGGATGTGCAACTTATCTAGAAATGTTCCTAAACTAAGTAGCACATGAAAAACCAGAGAAAAGTAATTTTGGCACTCACATTCAGCCAGCATTCCCACAGCTTTACATTTCTTTAGGCGACATTCCTGACATTTCCTCCTCATATACATATCCATTTCACAATGACCTCCACTCTTGCATCTGTATATTGCATTTTTGGTGATGCTTCGACGGAAAAATCCTTGCAACAGGTATTTCAGATTATGACAAACAATAAAGAAACCATACATCAGCAACTTACTCTAATTTGTAGTGTTAGATATACTAAGGTCATATAGTGCGACAAAAATAGCATGTCAACAAATAAgatagaaaatgaatttttttacaaatttaaaataGAATTTCTTACAAGGTAGTGagctccactgaattcagtgggtctTACTTTTGAATTGCATGGATGTTATAAGTAAGAAATGATAATATTGTCATTAAGGTAATTATTTGCAATTAAGTTTAATAGCTTAACAATGATTTATAGTAGTTTAGACATTTTTACCCTCTAAACAGCTTAGAAGGGCCTACTTATCCCCTCACCACCACCTGTTTATCTTCACAATAGCCTCATGAGTAGATTAGGCTGAATTTCTGAGAATGTTCATTACACCAAGATTTCTCATTGAGTTTCATGGGTGGGTAAAAATTTGAACACTGGTATGTCagtactgagagccagtttggtgtagtggttaaggcatcaggctaaaaaccaggcaACTGtgggttctggtcctgccttagacacaaagccagccaggtgaccttgggccagtcacattctctcagctgtaggaaggaggcaatggcaaaccacttctgaaaaaccttgccaagaaaactgaagggacttgtccaggcagtctccaagaatcagacatgattaaacagatttaaaaaaaatgtcagtacTAGACCTGATCGGTACAGCTGGCAGGCACCAGTTCAATGAAGACTGTATTGAGGGGAAAAATATCAGACAATCTCCAGATTAAGTTTGTTCAGTACcctcattattttatttctgaatagcCCCCAACTTCCTGCTTTTGATCTTTACTTCTGCAGCTCTAATACCATCCATTGTCTAAAGATCTCTGACATTTATCAATAATATCATTTCCTTCCTATAAGATGCTTAGACATTAGAATCCTACAAACAGTCTCTCCAGCACCAATTTCTTTGCCCTTATGACTCATCTCCTGTATTTTGAATAATCAGTATTTGACACTACCTAAACCTTTTAAATGCCAGTCTCACTTAAGatataatattcttttcttattACCTTTACAGCCTTCACAGGTGAGTGCATTGTAATGATATCCTGAAGCCTTGTCTCCACAAACTACACAGAGCTCTTCTTGCCCTTTTATTCGTAAAGCAGAATGATTAAGTCTGGGTCGTTTCTGTCCAGGGTATCCTCCCCCATCATGATGGGCACCCATGCAGGTGGGCTTACTGAGTTCACAACTGTTGATGATGTATTGACCATCACTGAACTGAGAGTCCAAATTGTATGAATTGTAATGAGTCTGTGGAGATGGTGTCTGCAATACTGGAGGGAACTGAACAGTTGAATATTGGCAGTAAGGAGCAGCTTGTAAGTCAAGGTCTTGCACTGGATAACTGATATGTTCTGGTAAGACATCTggattgttttgaaaaaaaaatcacagattaaTTTAGAATTTGACATGTTTGATTGtaaactatttttaatatttatacatctaattaaatattttgctatttggttaaaaaaataacCTCTGAGTCTGATTCACATCTGAGCAGTAAAAACATGATAGTCTCAAGCTAACAGTGTAGAAAACATATCCCAAGAGGAAAgtaaaaaactgaagaaacagaGTGAAtgaaattgtcatttttataaTAACCAGCTGGAAATTAAACATATTGCTAGAATTATTTTCAGACTTGGAATCTGCTTTTAGAAACTTCTGTTGACAATACTTCCTCTTCTGAAGAGTTTACCTTTAGTGaatatttttgttgaattaaAATGAGTTTCACAGTACAACCATTAATATATTTACTCTGAAACACTTGCCCTTTTAGTAAGTGTTCTTATGGCAGTGTGATCAGTTTTTCCAGGAACGCTGTTCTATTGAAAGGCTATGGGAGGAGAGTCTTCTGTTTAAAGGTGTCCTGTACTTGAAGGAGAGTCAGTCCCCTGTGATTTAAGAATATAATCCAGGATGGACCCTGACATTGTCCATCAAGAGTAAAAATCTGGATAACAATGCAGGCATTTTATTAAGTATAAAAAATAACATTCATAAAAGATCTTAAGAAGCATAAATACCTTAAAATATCCATGGAATTCATCATCTGAATAACCTTCATGGCATCCAACCCAAAACAGGTTTTGAATCTTGTTGTGAATcatgtatatgcatgtgtatttTGGGGGAAATCTGTTTGACTCCCTCAAATTTAAAATGGCATCCCAAATAACCTTTCAGTATTCTTCATATGTGATCCAGAACAGGTATTTAAAATTATGGAAATTCCTGTTTTAACTAACAAATATGTTTTCTTGGTTTCCCTTTTTTACTCACCATAATATTGTATTGGCTCGCTAAGGCAGTATCCATCAGACACTGTTACAAAGGTATTTGCCATGCTCTGTTCATTCAGAATGGATATCTTTGTGCTTTCAAAAAATCAGACCTGAGGAAAGGGAACacgtttaattattttaaagttcaaCAACCAAGATTTTGCTGCCCAAAATGAAAGAGTTCGAGAAGCAATTTATGGAGGGACAACATATGTTGACAGAGGTTTCTATAGGTTGCAATAGAACTAGCCTTAAATCAAAATCAATTTTTACCATATGGAAACAAACTTCCATATATTCAtctatgtatgcatatatagATGAAATAACCAATCTTATTATCATAGTACCTTATTATATGTTCATCTTATCTCATATTAATAGAATGCATCTTTTCAGTTCTCATTCTAGTAATTAACCAAGATCCTGATGCCCTCAAAAGATACTTCTTCCACATACACCCTCTTTTGACAAACACTTAACCTATTAAATCACAAACCCATTCAAATCTCCTTGCAGCTGGTTCTGGcaatacaaaaacaaattaaCTGGACTAAaaggtatttattttataaacagagCCCTCACtcattttctccaggaactgtGTAATATCCTATAAGCCCTAACAGCAGAGGAGTACTAGTAAGGCTTCACTAACATTAGCTCGTAGAACTCTAACcccaattcacacacacacacacacaaaatcaactCCCACTGATCTAGTCTGCTTGTCCCTGCTGTCTCCCTCTCCAGAAACTCCCCTGCCCCTGAATCCTGTCCACACAACATCCACTtcgccaatttttttttttatgatgaaaCAAAGTAAACGGTTTGTTCCATTTTATTAGTACTGAACAGTGAACATCCAAAAGTTTTTGTTGCTCGTAAGTAATTATTCCACAGAAAACTTGTAAATAGTATTTACAATGAAACATATTAGGAGACAGGGGTCAATGTCATACTTTCTGGCTGCGTTCACACCAAAGGGTTAACTAGCTACTTCAAGCATTTTTCCCTCCCTGAGTTTGACTGAACTGGACAGAAGACAATCTCCCAGAGGGTAAATGGAAagatcttcctcttctcttctacCACCTTAACTTGTCAGATTAGTACTGTAAAATTGTTCATACAAAGAAAATAACTCACACTCCTTATAAGAAAACAAAGCCTTCAGTGAGGAAGAAAAGTAACAGAAAAGGGACAATTAATCCCAACCCAAACAAGCCCTTAGTAGGGAAATAGGGTGCCAAGGGGCAACATACACAAGTAACTCACggcaacaaagatggtgaggggcttggaggctaaatcctatgtagatctgggtatgtttagtctAAAAAAGAGAAGGCCATGGGGAGACATGACAGCAATTTTCCAATACTTGAAAAACTGTCTCAGGGAAGATGGTGtagatttattttccataatGCTCATGGGTAGGACGAGAACCTATGGGTGTAAACTTTACAGAAAGAGATCCAAActtaaaataaggaggaattttctCCTTAAGAGCTATTAAatagtggaacagcctgcctcctgaagtcataaggtgctgggctagaaactaggaatctgtgagctctagtcctgccttaggcatgaaagcaggctgggtgaccttgggccagtccctctctctcagcccagcccacctcacagggttgttgtggtggggaaaataggaggaggaaggagtatgaggtatgctcgccaccttgagttatttataaaaataataaaggcacaaaaataaaataaatatttttttaaaacaaaggttggacagccatttgtttggGATGGCCTAAGAATTCTTGCCCTGTCAGTGAGTTgaactagaagatctccaagttCCTTCCAACCCTTTGCTTCTATTTCCCTGGTTTTCAGTACAGATGGTTGGGACTAGCAGGCCTTAGAAAATGGTGCAGCAGATATCTGActctttctccagcagtgctccAATTAGGGTTGCTTGGAGAATTATTGTTAGTTTACCTTGAGAATATTTTCAGAGCTTGTGTGTGAGGGATTCCAGTAAGCTATTTCTCATTTTATGTCACTGCTAGCTGTTAGTGCTTGCAGAAAAGTTGCCTGCAAGCAGCCTGACCAAGACATATGAAGGGGAGTGGCTTGTTTGGCTCCTGCAGCTAGTTAGTGTTAAGAAGTCAGTAGCTGCTAGGCTTTTCCCAAGGGAATATACAACAATAATAGAATATTTTTAGATTGTCTTTCTAAAAGAATGCAACTTTACAAGGTTTATGCATACTGTCTGGGACTATTCCTAAACTGTTTGCAATTATTTCCGTTCTAATCAAGGTTTAAGGTCTCCAGTATATttattgagagagccagtttggtgtagtggttaaggcaccaggctagaaaccgggagactgtgagtttagtcccgccttaggcactaagccagctggatgatttggggtcagtcattctctcttagccctaggaagaaggcaaactacttctgcaAAAAGTTGCCTagaaaatacatggatttgtccatgtagttgccaggagtcaagtctaaatcagtcattctctctcagccctaggaaggaggcaatggcaaaccatttctaaaaaaccttgccaagaaaactgcagggacttgtccagtcagtctccaagagtcggacacaactgaacaggatatatatatatagtcattGAGCAATCAAGAAGACAGAGTTTAACCTAGCATATGCAAATTACTATAATTTGCAGAATTATCTTATATTATTTGCAGAATTATCTTACATAAATCTTTCCTTTTGTTGCTGGTCAATGACTgcaataactttatttatttatttatttccttttgctgTGCTGATAGAAGATGGTAAAGTAATAAGAAGAGGGCTGGAGTATTTTCCTTTCTATAGAGCCTTTGATCTCATGATATCTTGCCTTGTTTAACCTAAAATAacattttgttatttatatttttatcttagtCTTCCTCCAAGCATCTCATAGTTGCATacatgattttgttgtttattcgtttagtcgcttccgactcttcgtgacttcatggaccagcccacgccagaccttcctgtcggtcgtcaacacccccagctcccccagggacaagtccgtcacctctagaatatcatccatccaccttgcccttggtcggcccctcttccttttgccctccactctccctagcatcagcatcttctccagggtgtcctgtcttctcattatgtggccaaagtatttcagttttgcctttaatatcattccctcaagtgagcagtctggctttatttcctggaggatggactggtttgatcttcttgcagtccaaggcactctcagaattttcctccaacaccacagttcaaaagcatcgatcttccttctctcagccttccttatggtccagctctcacagccatatgttactacggggaacaccattgctttaactatgcagacctttgttgtcagtgtgatgtctctgctcttaactattttatcgagattggtcattgctcttctcccaaggattaagcgtcttctgatttcctgactgcagtcagcatctgcagtaatctttgcacctagaaatacaaagtctttcactgcttctacattttctccctctatttgccagttatcaatcaagctggttgccataattttggtttttttgaggtttagctgcaagccagcttttgcactttcttctttcaccttcatcataaggctcctcagttcctcttcgctttcagccatcaaagtggtatcatctgcatatctaagattgttaatgtttcttccaggagGTATCCATACATGATAGCTCCTTCCTATTTCTTCCTCAACAGACCAATTAATTAGCTTAGACTGAGTATATGTAGCTGCCAAGGTCATCCACTGAGCTTCACACATGAGGGGACACTTGGGCCTTGTATTCCTGGCAAAATCTCTGTTGTACAacattggctataataatagattGCTTTGTTCCATTCCATTCTCTTGGCTTACTTTCTGAGACAAAGTCTCAGTCTTATCAGCCACCTTCATTTTCTGTTGTAGCTTCACTTAATGGTGAAAAAATATGTGATATTAGACTTGGGGAGATTCATGGCTGCCCTGAGCTATTAAAGCAGTTGGTAACACATGAATAGGCTAAATAAATAGAGTAATTTGGGATTATATTTAAAGAATTCAGCTTGGAGAATTATACataggagaaaagaagaaatgcacaAATGAAAAAAGTGAACCTTTGAAGTGCTCTAAAGTATAATTTATTCAACCAAATATATTTGATTAAAATCTTTATCAGGCCCCATAGAATGTTATTCTATGTAGATGAACTATGAGGGAATCATTTTGTTGCAAAGTGAGCATGCAGACAACACAGCATGTTGTTTTGTTATATATTGTTTGTAAAAAATTTAAACCAAGTATGTTGGAAATATAAACTATGTAGTATAACTTAGATGTTTGTGTTGTTCCTCAAGAAAAGTGCCTTTCTACACAGTATCTTTCTAATAAATCCAATTCTCAAGCCATGCACAGGACTTATGGGTTTGGTATTTTATGACTCTTGGAAACCTCTACCCCAGAGATTCTGCTGCTAAAATTTGGTAATAAACTCCCTACTAATACTGACATGGGGCATAAAGGGCTTGAATGGGATGGGTATTTTACAGTCAATTAGCTTAATGTAccttttttacaaaaaaagacCACCATGACAGGGGTAGAAGACTCACAATTCTACCTCCTCCCACTCTGGTGATGTGATCAAGTCACCACATACCTGATATTAGCTACCAGAGAGAAGTAAAGACCCTGGTCACAAAATAGTTTTTAACTCTGCTGTAGTATATGGAAAAGGCCAACACTAGTCCAACCTGGAAGTGAAGAAAATCTCCTGGTCAACACTCCTATACTTAGAGAAAATCAACATTTATGAAATATACATTACATCAGAGCAGTCAAAACTAGAGCAagcctgaaacaaacaaaaaatagctaACTATGTATAATTACAATAGTTGCTAACTATAAGAAATCCTTGAAAATAACCTGGTGTTCAGAGAGTGAGCAATAGAAGATGAGATTCCCTGGCAGCCTAGCAGATTCTCTCAGTACTTCAAAGAAAATAATTCTCAAGC encodes:
- the LOC134493102 gene encoding bile acid receptor-like; its protein translation is MANTFVTVSDGYCLSEPIQYYDVLPEHISYPVQDLDLQAAPYCQYSTVQFPPVLQTPSPQTHYNSYNLDSQFSDGQYIINSCELSKPTCMGAHHDGGGYPGQKRPRLNHSALRIKGQEELCVVCGDKASGYHYNALTCEGCKGFFRRSITKNAIYRCKSGGHCEMDMYMRRKCQECRLKKCKAVGMLAECLLTEVQCKSKRLRKKSSFLCNIKMEDEGMDSKNVSSTTKPLKVQERMEFTPAEYELIDHILTAHQKCTIPMEEAKKFLQESANPEENFLRLSETAMVHVQVLVDFTKRLPGFESLASDDQIALLKGSTIEAMFLRSAQLYNEQGIEYQTPFNENNIKFSDHIICGQDKSAYSIEMSHTEESPTSTSTTGITEEFITALFYFYRSMGELNVTATEYALLVATTVYFSDRPLLKNKQHVEKLQEPFLGILYKYSKIYHPEEPQHFARLIGRLTELRTLNHNHSEVLVTWRTRDPKLTSLLCEIWDLH